One Triticum dicoccoides isolate Atlit2015 ecotype Zavitan chromosome 5B, WEW_v2.0, whole genome shotgun sequence genomic window carries:
- the LOC119305225 gene encoding uncharacterized protein LOC119305225: MAGDEMKPVAASDGDTAAARGEELQPAPLPEDVLAEVLRRVPPRWIAASRCVCTAWRDAIDARGLLRADLLPLSLAGLFVHFDEHKYPEFLARPSSVAGAPAISGNLSFLPSTTPHAGTIWDDDCDDWRDYNIDDHCNGLLLLRSNRVVNPATRCWSALPPCPAPKDGTGNVWYSGHLVYDPMVSPYYEVFMTPHLDDYHSENEVDPSMEESEWPPSLCKMYVFSSKSGCWEEKYFFREGGATGIVSEMRVGYERSNGVYYRGALVHCRADLIMRISLSNNMYSLIKPPVVDTRAHHFPYVEIVRSKKGVYFVAFDRSWPQRECWLGVWILNESCGQMEWMLKHDKDLKHALAHH; this comes from the exons ATGGCCGGCGACGAGATGAAGCCTGTCGCCGCGAGCGACGGGGACACAGCCGCCGCTCGTGGCGAGGAGCTGCAGCCGGCGCCCCTGCCCGAGGATGTGCTCGCCGAAGTCCTCCGCCGCGTCCCGCCGCGCTGGATCGCCGCCTCCCGCTGCGTCTGCACGGCCTGGCGCGACGCCATCGATGCGCGCGGCCTCCTGCGCGCCGACCTGCTCCCGCTCTCGCTCGCCGGCCTCTTCGTCCACTTCGACGAGCACAAGTATCCCGAATTCCTCGCCCGCCCCTCCTCCGTGGCTGGCGCCCCCGCCATCAGCGGCAACCTCAGTTTCCTGCCCTCCACCACCCCTCATGCCGGCACTATATGGGATGACGACTGCGATGATTGGCGTGACTATAACATCGATGATCACTGCAATGGGCTCCTCTTGCTTCGCAGTAACCGGGTGGTTAATCCTGCCACCCGATGCTGGAGTGCTTTGCCACCGTGCCCTGCTCCCAAGGATGGCACAGGAAATGTGTGGTACAGTGGTCATCTGGTCTATGATCCGATGGTATCACCGTACTACGAGGTGTTTATGACCCCCCATTTGGATGACTACCATTCTGAAAATGAGGTAGACCCCTCGATGGAGGAATCTGAATGGCCACCATCCCTATGCAAGATGTATGTATTCTCATCAAAGTCGGGTTGTTGGGAGGAGAAGTATTTCTTCCGAGAAGGGGGTGCTACAGGGATTGTCAGTGAAATGCGAGTGGGTTACGAGCGATCCAACGGTGTCTATTATCGGGGAGCACTTGTACACTGTAGAGCTGATTTAATTATGAG GATATCATTGTCTAATAATATGTACAGCTTAATTAAACCACCTGTGGTGGATACCAGAGCACACCATTTTCCATATGTCGAGATTGTAAGATCAAAAAAGGGGGTGTACTTTGTGGCATTTGATAGGTCTTGGCCTCAACGTGAGTGTTGGCTTGGAGTTTGGATCCTCAATGAATCATGTGGTCAGATGGAGTGGATGTTGAAGCATGACAAAGACCTTAAGCATGCGCTAGCACATCACTGA